Below is a genomic region from Nitrospiraceae bacterium.
GCACGCTGGCTCGCGCGAGCCTGGATCAGATTGTCGCCTTCATGCACGCTCGAACGGCGGTGGCCATTGGCCCTGGTCTTTCGACACATCCAGAAACTATCGAATTGGTCCAATCCCTGATGAAACATCTTGAGAGACCAACCGTCCTGGATGCCGATGCATTGAATGCCTTGGCCGGCCGAGCCGCACTTCTTACGGAATGTAAGATTCCGCCGATCATCACCCCACACCCGGGTGAAATGGCCCGGCTCGAAGTCGAAGCGACAACACAAACAGTGAACGCGGATCGAATCGGTACGGCGCAACGGTTCTCTCGTGAACGGGGGGTGTTCGTTGTGCTAAAAGGAGCTCGAACGGTCATCGCCCGACCGGACGGACTCGTGGCCGTGTGTCCTACCGGAAATCCAGGAATGGCCACAGCAGGAACCGGCGACGCCTTAACCGGGATACTCGTCGGGTTGCTCGCACAGGGGCTATCCTCCTGGGATGCAGCCTGTGCAGCCACCTACATCCATGGATACGCGGGCGACCTCGCCATGAATAGGCTTGGACAGGCCGGCATGTTGGCAAGCGATCTTATCGCTCAGATTCCTTATGCGCTCCGACAGCTCCAGACGGCATGAAACCAAAAGAAGGGCTTATAGTTCTCGATCGGCGATTCGGCCAATCCGTGGACCAGCACCATGGCAAATCATCTCTTCGTCACAGCAACACACAGATCGATTAGGCCAGGCCATTGGCCAAAATCTTCAAGGGGGAGAAACCATCGCACTCTACGGTCCCCTTGGGGCAGGAAAGACAGCGCTGGTGCGAGGCATCGTCCAAGGTTTGGGTGTAGAAACGACCGCCGTCAGCAGCCCGACGTTCGTCATGATCCATGAGTATCAAGGACGCCTCCCCCTTGCCCACGTCGATCTCTACCGGGTGCGTTCCCAGCGAGACCTGGACTCGACCGGACTGCTCGATTATCTTTCCGGGGCAACCGTGACCGCAGTTGAGTGGGCGGACAAAGGCGCCTCTGTCCTTCCTTCGGATCGTCTCGAGATCGACTTGAGTCACAGAGCCGCTCGAGTCCGAGCAATCCGACTTCGAGCGACGGGACCAATGTCTGCCAGGCTCTTAGCGCAGGCCAAGAGGTGCTTGGGGAATGGGCGTGCGAAGAAGGCATCAGCGCGGCAACCCGCTCCAGCGAGAAAGGGACCAGCTCGGTTATGATCAGGCTCATTCTGGTCGGCACGCTACTACTACTGTGCTTGGCTTTCTTTCTTCAGAACCAGGAACAGGAAGTCACGCTCCGCTATTTCTTCGGGTTGTTTGAAGCCACGACACCGATCTACAAACCGATTCTTGCAGGATTCGCCGTTGGACTGCTTGTCTCTGGCATCTTGCTCTTTCCACCATGGATCAGAGGACGAATTGAGCTGAGACGTAAGACCAAAGCTCTGCAAGAAGCAGATGTCGACTTGGAACGGCTTCGCCAGTCGCTCGAAAAGGTGACCGGCCGTTCCCCTGCATCCGTTCCGCGTGACCCACGCCAAGATTCTCACGATGAGTGACACCGATACCTCGCCGCTCATGCGGCAATATCGCGAGATTAAGCGCGGCTATCCCGATGCCATTCTGTTTTTCCGCGTCGGCGACTTTTATGAAATGTTCTATGAGGATGCCCGGGAAGCGTCTGCGCTTCTTGCCATTGCTCTGACTTCTCGTGACAAATCGAGTACCGATCCCATACCGCTGTGTGGTGTGCCATATCACGCCGCGCAGGGGTATATTGCCAAGCTTCTCAAGTCCGGACGTACCGTGGCCCTGTGCGAGCAAATCGAAGACCCGAAGCTCGCGAAAGGGCTCGTCCGCCGCGAGGTGGTCCGTCTTTTCACGCCCGGTACGCTGGTTGACACGGAGCTTCTGTCACCTGGGGAATCGAACTTCCTTGCTGCGGTCTCAGTCGGCATAGTACCAAGCAGGCCAGGCCGACCGACGATCGGCCTGGCCTGCCTGGATGTGTCAACGGGAGAATTTTGGGTGATAGAGTTCGACGGTGAGCAGGCTCCGGCTCAGTTGCAGGATGAGCTCGCCCGACTGGAGCCGCGTGAAATCCTCTACGAAGCCGGCTCGGAGACGAATGTGAAGGCCTGGCTCTCCCAGTTGAATGGACCTCGCCTATGCGAGCAACCGTCTGTTTCTTTCGATCAGCGAGACGCGACCCTGACCCTGCAACAACATTTCGGCGTCCATTCCCTTGACGGCTACGGTTGTCGTGGTCTGACCAGCAGCATCGGAGCAGCCGGAGCGGTCCTGCAATATTTCCGCACAACGCAGCCGACTGCCTCACTCGCCCACATCCGCCGACTCCACACTCGTCGAGGCGGCGATGCAATGCACCTCGACAGCGCTACCATCCGTAATCTCGAGCTCGTTCGACCACTGGCCGTCGGAGAAAACCGATCGCCACGGGACCCAGCGACCGTCTTCTCCGTCTTAGACCGGACAGTCACAGCGATGGGCAGTCGCCTCTTGCGCGAATGGCTCATCAGACCTCTGGTGAACCGATTGGCGATCGAAGGTCGCCTCGAGGCGGTTGGTGAACTAAAAGACCGCCTCCAGCAACGGGTCCCGCTCCGAGCCACACTCAGACATATCCAAGACATCGCTCGACTGAGCAGTCGCATCGCGCTCGGCGTGGCGACCCCGCGGGAGTTGGTGGCCCTGAAGCAGTCCTTGAGTGCCTTGCCTGAACTGGCGTCGCATCTCCAGCCATTCCACGCTTCCATGCTGACCGCTCTAAATGAATCATGGGACGACTGCCGTGATGTGCAGGATCTCATCGAGCAGGCCATCAATCACGATGCACCGATGTCCGCGCGAGATGGCGGGATCATTCGAACAGGCTACCATGCAGGCGTCGATGAACTGCGGAAAGCGAGCACGGAGGGCAAGGGCTGGATCGCCTCACTTGAGGCGAAGGAACGAGAACGAACCGGGATCGAGTCACTGAAGGTTCGTTACAATCAAGTCTTCGGCTACTATATCGAGATCACCAAGGTCAATCTCTCGCGAGTCCCCGTCGACTATATCCGCAAACAAACGCTAGTCAATGCCGAACGATTCATGACCTCGGAGCTGAAGGAATTGGAAGAGCGCGTAAGCGGCGCCGAAACCAAATTGCTCGCTCTCGAACAAGAACTCTTCGACCAGCTCCGTAGTCGGCTGGCCAAAGAAGTCCCTCGTCTTCAGGCTATCGCTCAGGCTATCGCTCTGTTGGACGTGTTAGCCGGTCTGGCTGAGACTGCCGCCTTATATCGATATGTCAAACCGGTACTCGACGACTCCGGCACCTTGATGATTCGGGAGGGCCGACATCCTGTCATCGAACAGCTCAGCAGCGATCTGAGTTTCGTGCCCAACGATACGTTGCTGGACCGAGACCGAAATCGGCTCATAATTTTGACTGGACCCAACATGGCCGGGAAGAGCACCTACCTCCGCCAAGTCGGCCTCATCACGCTCCTTGCACAGATCGGCAGTTTCGTTCCAGCCACGGAGGCACGGATCGGTTTGGTCGATCGGATTTTCACCCGCGTCGGAGCCTCCGACAACCTCGCAGCCGGACAGAGTACCTTCATGGTCGAGATGGTTGAAGCTGCCCAGATTCTGAATGGCGCGACCGCTCGGAGCCTGATCCTGCTTGATGAGATCGGGCGGGGGACCAGCACCTACGATGGACTCAGTATTGCGTGGGCGATCGCTGAATACATTCAAGACCCCAACCATCTTGGCGCACGGACGCTCTTCGCGACCCATTATCACGAAATGACGCAATTGGAGGGGTTGCGAGAGGGAATCAGAAACTATCGTGTGGCGGTCCAGGAACGGGATGGCGACGTGGTCTTCTTGAGGAAAATCGTGCCGGGAGGGGCGGATCGGAGTTATGGCATCCATGTCGCCAAGCTGGCTGGACTGCCGGCTTCGGTGATCGATCGGGCCCAAGACGTCCTTGCTCGGCTGGAACAACCAGAATCGTCAACTCTTGATCTCGTTTCTCGTTCATCGGCGGAAGAAACCATTAGAACGTCTCTCCCTCATCCACATCCGATCATCGAAGAGGTCAAGCAAATCGATCTCTTCTCGATGACTCCCCTAGATGCTCTCAACCGTCTGGCCGAGCTGCAGCGTCGCGCTGCTGATGAGACCCAGAATCCCCGGCAATAAAAAAGGCGGTAGCCTTTTTCGGGGCTACCGCCTCTTACAAAAACCCGACAGGACTAAAATTACCTACCGCCGTTGTACTTCGCAGTCCAGGGAATCAAACCGCCGACAGGTTGGCCACCTGGCAGCAATACATCGTACTGCATCGGCAATTGGGCTCCGTCCGGCGTCTTTGGTGATGTATTAAGCTTTTGGATTCCTGCATAGCAGTCAGCATCCGTCACCTGATTCTTCCCCTGACATTCCTTTAATCGGAGAGCAGAGATACTGACGGTCTTGCTTGGAGTGCCGGCAGTTTCCGCAAGCTTCTTGACGGCGGTGATGACGCGATGGTTCTGCTCTGTCTCAACCACCGTAAATTCCACCAAATCCGTCGTGCTGCCGGGTGGCACTTCCTTGGCAGCAGCTGGTCCAGCATGGGGGCGGCCCATCTTCTTCAGCTCTTCCCACGGACCCTTGTCTGCATAGAACTTCACCGTCTTACCTGGATGAATCCTCTGCCAGAAGAGCCCGCTTTCGGCATTGCCGCCGAACACAGCAATATTGATCCAGACTGCCTCATCGTAGGGATCCAGAACGATCACCCGACCCTGTAACGTCGTCGGCTTGCTCATGTCTCCCCATTCAAACCGCTCCTGGAACGCCTCAATAGCCAGTGCGGTGGAGGCCACACAGACCACCAGCGCAACAGCGGCCATCACAGCCCAGCCTTGCTTATGAAACTTCATCATGAGGTCCCTCCTTCACACGTAAAGAAAGAATGATCGCTCAACAACGTCGATTACTTGAGCACCTTGAAGCCGGTGATGGTCCGACCATCCAGACTGACTTCCATGGCGACGAGTTCTTGTGACGCCTTGATGATCTGGTCCATGAGAGCCTTGTCCTTCACAGCCAGCCGCACGGTCGTCGCAGCATGGTACCACCCAGCATAGGGATTATTCTTCTCAGTTCCCCCGGTAAAGCCCCAGGCGCAGCATACGAACAAAGGATCTGGCGGCTTTACATCGAGATCAGAAGAGGAACGACCGGTCGGAGTCCCCGACGCTGGATCACCGGTATTCCAATATTGAATCCCGAACAGCAATTCACCATCTGGATTGTCTGCCCATTGGGACCAGACCCGACCCTTCAAGGTCTTGGTCACTTCAGCCTTCATAGGCCCGCCACCGACAATCTTTGAACCAGGACCAGTTGGACCAGCATCGTCGGCTGCAACAGCGAATTCGGCCGTCAGCAAGCCGAGCACAGAAAACACGGCAACGGCAGCTAGTATTACGACCCTTTTCATACCAAATCCCTCCTTCATGAAAGTAGCAACCACAAGATCTCTTATGAACACCTGTTTAAGTACGATGAAAAATCGAAACCAACTTCCCGGATCACGCAACCACGAGCGAAGGATTCCAGCCACCTCCTTTTGCTCTTCTTCGCAGCGCGTTCCTTTGGATGAGATTCGTTATCAAAAAAGCGAGCCAATCGTACTGAAATCACTAATACGTGTCAAGGAAATGTTTTCCCTGTGGATAGTTTGAAGTAAAAGCAATATCTATGTTTTAATTCAACTACTTATGAAGATATTGCGATTCTGCGTCTGGACGGGGTTTCAGTGGCAAATGAATCTTCTATTAGAGAATTCTCATCTATGCTCTTTGAGACTATGAGCAGGAAGTGGTCCGAGTCCTGTGATCGCTAAGCAATCCAATTTGAAGAGTTGACGCCCGACATTGAACATTTGCTCCTCATTCACACGATCGATGTGGGTCAACATTTCTTCCAGTGATGTCCGCTTGCCATGTGTGAGTTCATCCTTTGCGAGCTTGCTCATCCGACTATGGGAACTCTCCAAACTGAGCATCAAGCTCCCTTTCATTTGATTCTTCGCTCGCTCAAGTTCTTTCCTTTCGATGCCGTTGGCTCGCATTCGTCTGATCTCGCGGCAGATCAAATCGACGACCCGATCCACTTCCTTCTGTCTTGTGGCCGCATACACGGTGATCGTTCCACTGTCCGAGTAACCAGAGAGAAAGGAATAGATGGAGTACGCCAGGCCTCGTTTTTCTCGTACTTCCTGGAACAGTCGAGAACTCACGCTCCCGCCCAGGACACTGTTGAGCGCATAGGCTGCGTATCGGTCCTTATGGCCCGCCGGAATGC
It encodes:
- the tsaE gene encoding tRNA (adenosine(37)-N6)-threonylcarbamoyltransferase complex ATPase subunit type 1 TsaE; protein product: MRSDSSRRHETKRRAYSSRSAIRPIRGPAPWQIISSSQQHTDRLGQAIGQNLQGGETIALYGPLGAGKTALVRGIVQGLGVETTAVSSPTFVMIHEYQGRLPLAHVDLYRVRSQRDLDSTGLLDYLSGATVTAVEWADKGASVLPSDRLEIDLSHRAARVRAIRLRATGPMSARLLAQAKRCLGNGRAKKASARQPAPARKGPARL
- a CDS encoding LapA family protein, whose protein sequence is MIRLILVGTLLLLCLAFFLQNQEQEVTLRYFFGLFEATTPIYKPILAGFAVGLLVSGILLFPPWIRGRIELRRKTKALQEADVDLERLRQSLEKVTGRSPASVPRDPRQDSHDE
- the mutS gene encoding DNA mismatch repair protein MutS, which translates into the protein MSDTDTSPLMRQYREIKRGYPDAILFFRVGDFYEMFYEDAREASALLAIALTSRDKSSTDPIPLCGVPYHAAQGYIAKLLKSGRTVALCEQIEDPKLAKGLVRREVVRLFTPGTLVDTELLSPGESNFLAAVSVGIVPSRPGRPTIGLACLDVSTGEFWVIEFDGEQAPAQLQDELARLEPREILYEAGSETNVKAWLSQLNGPRLCEQPSVSFDQRDATLTLQQHFGVHSLDGYGCRGLTSSIGAAGAVLQYFRTTQPTASLAHIRRLHTRRGGDAMHLDSATIRNLELVRPLAVGENRSPRDPATVFSVLDRTVTAMGSRLLREWLIRPLVNRLAIEGRLEAVGELKDRLQQRVPLRATLRHIQDIARLSSRIALGVATPRELVALKQSLSALPELASHLQPFHASMLTALNESWDDCRDVQDLIEQAINHDAPMSARDGGIIRTGYHAGVDELRKASTEGKGWIASLEAKERERTGIESLKVRYNQVFGYYIEITKVNLSRVPVDYIRKQTLVNAERFMTSELKELEERVSGAETKLLALEQELFDQLRSRLAKEVPRLQAIAQAIALLDVLAGLAETAALYRYVKPVLDDSGTLMIREGRHPVIEQLSSDLSFVPNDTLLDRDRNRLIILTGPNMAGKSTYLRQVGLITLLAQIGSFVPATEARIGLVDRIFTRVGASDNLAAGQSTFMVEMVEAAQILNGATARSLILLDEIGRGTSTYDGLSIAWAIAEYIQDPNHLGARTLFATHYHEMTQLEGLREGIRNYRVAVQERDGDVVFLRKIVPGGADRSYGIHVAKLAGLPASVIDRAQDVLARLEQPESSTLDLVSRSSAEETIRTSLPHPHPIIEEVKQIDLFSMTPLDALNRLAELQRRAADETQNPRQ